A region from the Aliarcobacter thereius LMG 24486 genome encodes:
- the feoB gene encoding ferrous iron transport protein B has translation MLEKNIKIALIGQPNVGKSMLINSISNSKLRVGNFSGVTVEKKLIDFKYKNFNIQIIDLPGTYSLNSYSLEEKVVSDFLKKENYDLILNVVDSTNLQRNLLLTSEILSLNKKLIIALNMSDEAKSEGIEIDEKKLSTFLKTPCIKTSALKKEGLITLLDEIISTYEQDLTIENSSFSNKSLSNKDILNHKFSFVNNAIKTSSKFKNNKEKTNTEKIDSILMNKYIGLPIFLFLMWCLFQLTFTMGEIPMEFIEDLTSDLIIQTKSFLGDGTLASLIGDGIIAGVGAVILFLPNIIILFLGISLLENTGYMSRVSFLLDGILHRFGLHGKSFIPLVSGFGCSVPAYMAARTLKNDRDRLLTLFIIGFMSCGARLPIYVLFVGAFFDSNSAGNILFLIYISGAVLGLFAAKILRIIVFKGEDEPFVMEMPKYRAPSTKLIYHSVKNKAFMYLKKAGTFILAASILIWFMSNYPKNLEYEEEIQAKIELLSLDEEKSKLENSLALYNLENSYLGKLGKFSEPFFEPLGFDWRMAVALETGLAAKEIVVSTLAILYGLGEENDETSNTLLENIKNNIPKESAIAFIVFVIIYMPCLAASVVFAKEAGGIKYLAYLFIFTTSTAWIISYIVYNITKLII, from the coding sequence ATGTTAGAAAAAAATATTAAAATTGCTCTAATTGGACAACCAAATGTTGGAAAGTCTATGCTTATAAACTCAATTTCTAATTCAAAATTAAGAGTTGGAAATTTTTCAGGAGTTACAGTTGAAAAAAAACTTATAGATTTTAAGTACAAAAATTTCAATATTCAAATCATTGATTTACCAGGAACATACTCTTTAAATAGTTATTCTTTAGAAGAAAAAGTAGTTAGTGATTTTTTAAAAAAAGAGAATTATGATCTTATTTTAAATGTTGTTGATAGTACAAATTTACAAAGAAATTTACTTTTAACAAGTGAAATTCTATCTTTAAATAAAAAGCTTATTATAGCTTTAAATATGAGTGATGAAGCAAAAAGTGAAGGTATAGAAATAGATGAGAAAAAACTATCTACTTTTTTAAAAACTCCCTGTATAAAAACAAGTGCTTTAAAAAAAGAGGGCTTAATTACTCTTTTAGATGAGATAATTTCTACTTATGAACAAGATTTAACAATAGAAAATAGTTCTTTTTCAAATAAATCTTTATCAAATAAAGATATCTTAAATCATAAATTCTCCTTTGTAAATAATGCTATAAAAACCTCATCAAAATTTAAAAATAATAAAGAAAAAACAAATACAGAAAAAATAGATTCTATATTGATGAATAAATATATTGGTCTTCCTATTTTTCTTTTTTTAATGTGGTGTTTATTTCAATTAACATTCACTATGGGTGAGATTCCTATGGAGTTTATTGAGGATTTAACAAGTGATTTGATTATACAAACTAAATCTTTTTTAGGAGATGGTACATTAGCTAGTTTAATTGGTGATGGAATTATAGCTGGAGTTGGTGCTGTAATTTTATTTTTACCAAATATTATAATACTTTTTTTAGGAATATCTTTACTCGAGAATACAGGTTATATGAGTAGAGTATCTTTTTTACTTGATGGTATTTTACATAGATTTGGACTACATGGAAAATCTTTTATTCCCTTAGTTAGTGGTTTTGGTTGCTCTGTTCCTGCATATATGGCAGCAAGAACTTTAAAAAATGATAGAGATAGACTTTTAACTCTATTTATAATAGGTTTTATGTCTTGTGGAGCTAGATTACCTATTTATGTTCTTTTTGTAGGTGCTTTTTTTGATTCAAATAGTGCTGGGAATATACTATTTTTAATTTATATTTCAGGTGCAGTATTAGGTTTATTTGCTGCAAAAATACTAAGAATTATTGTTTTTAAAGGAGAAGATGAACCTTTTGTTATGGAAATGCCAAAATATAGAGCTCCATCAACAAAACTAATATATCATTCTGTAAAAAACAAAGCATTTATGTATCTTAAAAAAGCTGGTACATTTATTTTAGCAGCTTCAATTTTAATATGGTTTATGAGTAACTACCCAAAAAATCTTGAATATGAAGAAGAAATTCAAGCAAAAATTGAGCTTCTAAGTTTAGATGAAGAAAAAAGTAAATTGGAGAATTCTTTAGCTTTATATAATCTTGAGAACTCTTATTTAGGAAAACTTGGAAAATTTAGTGAACCATTTTTTGAGCCTTTAGGTTTTGATTGGAGAATGGCTGTTGCACTTGAAACAGGACTTGCTGCAAAAGAGATTGTTGTATCAACTTTAGCTATTTTATATGGTTTAGGTGAGGAAAATGATGAAACTTCAAATACTTTATTAGAAAATATTAAAAATAATATACCAAAAGAGTCTGCAATAGCTTTTATTGTTTTTGTTATTATTTATATGCCTTGTTTAGCAGCATCAGTTGTATTTGCCAAAGAAGCTGGTGGAATAAAATATCTAGCTTATTTATTTATATTTACAACATCAACAGCTTGGATTATTTCATATATTGTTTACAATATTACAAAACTTATAATATAA
- a CDS encoding arginyltransferase: MQILNQDMEFFEQNRSCSYFDNERSDMRYQFLNSCSIENYRDKLIRGWRRFGKVHFVPECKSCTKCVSMRIDVKNYKFSKSEKRVLNKNKNTKIAIRTPEVTLEHLELYDKYHSFMNKKKNWPYHKIAIDEYIKSYVEGNSLYAKEFLYIKEDKLIGVAFVDVLPDAISSIYCFYDHDYEDLSIGKFSILFQIQVAKELDIPYIYLGYWIKDHFSMGYKESYSPFEILENRPSLLEKPIWKEYK, encoded by the coding sequence ATGCAAATACTAAATCAAGATATGGAATTTTTTGAGCAGAATCGTTCTTGCTCATATTTTGATAATGAGAGATCTGATATGAGATATCAGTTTTTAAATAGCTGTAGTATAGAAAATTATAGAGATAAATTAATAAGAGGTTGGAGAAGATTTGGAAAAGTTCATTTTGTACCTGAGTGTAAATCTTGTACAAAATGTGTATCTATGAGAATAGATGTTAAAAACTATAAATTTTCTAAATCAGAAAAAAGAGTATTAAATAAAAATAAAAATACAAAGATAGCTATTAGAACACCTGAAGTTACACTTGAACATTTAGAACTTTATGATAAATACCACTCTTTTATGAATAAAAAGAAAAACTGGCCATATCATAAAATTGCTATTGATGAATATATAAAATCTTATGTTGAGGGAAATAGCTTATATGCAAAAGAATTTTTGTATATAAAAGAGGATAAATTAATTGGAGTTGCTTTTGTAGATGTTTTACCAGATGCAATATCTTCTATTTATTGTTTTTATGATCATGATTATGAAGATTTATCTATTGGAAAATTTTCTATTCTTTTTCAAATTCAAGTTGCAAAAGAGTTAGATATCCCATATATTTACCTTGGATACTGGATTAAAGATCATTTTTCTATGGGATATAAGGAGTCTTACTCTCCTTTTGAGATTTTAGAAAATAGACCAAGCTTACTTGAAAAACCAATTTGGAAAGAGTATAAATAA
- the trpA gene encoding tryptophan synthase subunit alpha has protein sequence MKKLVAYITTSYPNKEFTVDLALSLKESGVDSLELGVPFSDPVADGPVIEKANLLALKNGFKLENLFYVTQKISKEIDTLYMGYMNPFYHYGFDEFLEKSSSLGVSGTIIPDMPFEMAQKYNKSFEKYNISNITFVAPTTPKDRVKMLVENSEKFIYMVAYAGITGSGRDEDLSKTISDIREYTKTPLYIGFGVDEKTCKAKSKDLDGVIVGSAFVKHLLDDSLSSSEKIKKISNIAKEIKRKINE, from the coding sequence TTGAAAAAATTAGTTGCATATATTACTACTTCATATCCAAACAAAGAGTTTACAGTTGATTTAGCATTAAGTCTAAAAGAAAGTGGTGTCGATAGTTTAGAGTTAGGAGTTCCATTTAGTGATCCTGTTGCAGATGGACCTGTTATTGAAAAAGCAAATTTATTAGCTCTTAAAAATGGTTTTAAACTTGAAAATCTTTTCTATGTAACACAAAAAATATCAAAAGAGATAGATACTTTATATATGGGATATATGAATCCTTTTTATCATTATGGATTTGATGAATTCTTAGAAAAATCAAGTTCTTTAGGTGTTAGTGGAACAATTATTCCAGATATGCCTTTTGAAATGGCACAAAAATATAATAAATCTTTTGAAAAATATAATATCTCAAATATTACATTCGTAGCTCCAACAACTCCAAAAGATAGAGTAAAAATGCTTGTAGAAAATTCAGAAAAGTTTATTTATATGGTTGCTTATGCTGGAATTACTGGAAGTGGAAGAGATGAAGATTTAAGTAAAACAATTTCTGATATTAGAGAATATACAAAAACACCTTTATATATTGGTTTTGGAGTAGATGAAAAAACTTGTAAAGCAAAGTCAAAAGATCTTGATGGGGTTATTGTAGGAAGTGCTTTTGTAAAACATCTTTTAGATGATAGCTTAAGTAGTAGTGAAAAAATAAAAAAAATCTCAAATATTGCAAAAGAGATAAAAAGAAAGATAAACGAATAG
- the panB gene encoding 3-methyl-2-oxobutanoate hydroxymethyltransferase: protein MSIIKHDFKKINITKIKEAKNKYKLTVITAYDALFANLLKNSADMILVGDSLNMSFAGKNDTLSANLKQMIYHTNAVCTGAKGAFVITDMPFGTYSNKNDALKNCVKVYKETEASAVKIEGGEDKADIIKYLTSNSIAVMGHIGLMPQYVRSEGGYKVRGKTKEDEEQLIKDAIAVEEAGAFAIVVEGVMSDVAKKISESINIPTIGIGAGADTDGQVLVWSDMFGFFEEFKPKFVRHYLDGASLIKNASERYREDVQNKSFPSKEEEY from the coding sequence ATGAGTATAATTAAACATGATTTTAAAAAAATAAATATTACAAAAATAAAAGAAGCAAAAAATAAATATAAATTAACAGTTATAACAGCATATGATGCTCTTTTTGCAAACTTATTAAAAAATAGTGCCGATATGATATTGGTGGGAGATAGTCTAAATATGAGTTTTGCTGGTAAAAATGACACTTTAAGTGCAAATTTAAAACAAATGATTTACCACACAAACGCAGTTTGTACAGGTGCAAAAGGTGCATTTGTGATTACAGATATGCCTTTTGGAACTTACTCAAACAAAAATGATGCTTTAAAAAATTGTGTAAAAGTATATAAAGAAACTGAAGCTAGTGCTGTTAAAATTGAAGGTGGTGAAGATAAAGCTGATATTATAAAATATCTAACTTCAAACTCAATTGCAGTTATGGGTCATATTGGTTTAATGCCACAATATGTAAGAAGCGAAGGTGGTTACAAAGTTAGAGGAAAAACAAAAGAAGATGAAGAACAATTAATTAAAGATGCAATTGCTGTTGAAGAAGCTGGTGCTTTTGCTATTGTAGTTGAAGGAGTTATGAGTGATGTTGCAAAAAAAATATCAGAATCTATAAATATTCCTACTATTGGTATTGGAGCAGGAGCAGATACAGATGGTCAAGTTTTAGTTTGGTCTGATATGTTTGGATTTTTTGAAGAGTTTAAACCAAAATTTGTAAGACACTATTTAGATGGTGCATCTTTAATAAAAAATGCTTCAGAAAGATATAGAGAAGATGTTCAAAACAAAAGTTTTCCATCAAAAGAAGAAGAGTATTAA
- the ruvB gene encoding Holliday junction branch migration DNA helicase RuvB, which produces MQRLVEVEQISFEEDSNEQSLRPSSWDDYIGQEKIKKNLRVFIDASKKRAEALDHILFYGPPGLGKTTLSYLISNEMNSNIKVTAGPMIEKSGDLAAILTNLEEGDILFIDEIHRLSSAVEEILYPAMEDYRLDIIIGSGPAAQTVKIDLPRFTLIGATTRAGMLSNPLRERFGMHFRMQFYTDEELAKIIQKASIKLGVSCEDNSALEMSKRSRGTPRVALRLLRRVRDFSQVAGETKISLKTCKYALDELGINENGFDEMDINLLELLISNRGKPMGLSTIAAALSEDEGTIEDAIEPYLLANGFIERTARGRVASVKTYEMFRLTPPVLNSDKDDNYNQGNLF; this is translated from the coding sequence ATGCAAAGATTAGTTGAAGTTGAACAAATATCTTTCGAAGAAGATTCAAATGAACAAAGCCTTAGACCATCATCTTGGGATGATTATATTGGTCAAGAAAAAATAAAAAAAAATCTTAGAGTTTTTATTGATGCTTCAAAAAAAAGAGCTGAAGCTTTAGATCATATACTTTTTTATGGACCTCCAGGACTTGGGAAAACAACACTTTCTTATCTTATTTCAAATGAAATGAACTCAAATATAAAAGTAACAGCTGGTCCTATGATTGAAAAAAGTGGTGATTTAGCAGCAATTTTAACTAATCTGGAAGAGGGAGATATACTTTTTATTGATGAGATTCATAGATTATCTTCAGCTGTTGAAGAGATTTTATATCCAGCAATGGAAGATTATAGACTTGATATTATAATTGGTTCAGGTCCAGCTGCACAAACTGTAAAAATAGATCTTCCAAGATTTACTTTAATTGGAGCAACAACAAGAGCTGGAATGCTTTCAAATCCACTTAGAGAAAGATTTGGTATGCATTTTAGAATGCAATTTTATACAGATGAAGAGTTAGCAAAAATCATTCAAAAAGCTTCAATTAAACTTGGTGTTTCTTGTGAAGATAATTCTGCATTAGAGATGTCAAAAAGAAGTCGTGGAACTCCAAGAGTTGCTTTAAGACTTTTAAGGAGAGTTAGAGATTTTTCTCAAGTTGCTGGTGAAACAAAAATATCTCTTAAAACCTGTAAATATGCTCTTGATGAACTAGGAATAAATGAAAATGGCTTTGATGAGATGGATATAAATCTTCTTGAACTATTAATTTCAAATCGTGGAAAACCAATGGGTCTTTCTACTATAGCTGCAGCACTTAGTGAAGATGAAGGAACAATTGAAGATGCAATTGAGCCATATTTATTAGCAAATGGTTTTATAGAAAGAACTGCTAGAGGAAGAGTTGCTAGTGTAAAAACTTATGAAATGTTTAGATTAACACCACCTGTTCTAAATAGTGATAAAGATGATAATTATAATCAAGGAAATCTATTTTGA
- a CDS encoding AI-2E family transporter, giving the protein MKPIYFLILLALILFYFLIELFNPFLKAIFVATLLTIATNSLFIKLNNKINNQALSSSIFTLAMTSLFFLPILYCIFSFAGFFNQIDQNLLIKNLTIIKESSLQYISELKFLDDFLQQIVKEIDIGKSVQQLVSFSAYLGKNSAKFMVDMIFILIFYFFFTLFSKQIAQFLKDIAPIDSNDANILFKESSSVMSVVFYSILINAIFQGFLFGIFLSFMGYNGLLLGVLYGFASLIPVVGGILMWLPISIYEASIGTLFNAILIAVYTIVIISIVADTFIKPMIISYINNRLIQAETKINSLLIFFAIVAGLGSFGFWGMIIGPAMLSLFISIMHLLKKYSSI; this is encoded by the coding sequence TTGAAACCTATATACTTTTTAATCCTTCTTGCCTTAATTCTTTTTTATTTTTTAATAGAACTTTTTAATCCTTTTCTAAAAGCTATCTTTGTGGCTACTTTACTTACAATTGCTACAAATTCTCTTTTTATAAAACTAAATAACAAAATAAATAATCAAGCTCTAAGTTCTTCAATCTTTACTTTAGCTATGACTTCACTGTTTTTTTTACCTATTTTGTATTGTATTTTTTCATTTGCTGGTTTTTTTAATCAAATTGATCAAAACCTTTTAATAAAAAATTTGACAATTATAAAAGAGTCATCTTTACAATATATAAGTGAATTAAAATTTCTTGATGATTTTTTACAACAAATTGTAAAAGAGATTGATATAGGAAAAAGTGTTCAGCAATTAGTATCTTTTTCTGCATATTTAGGTAAAAACTCTGCTAAATTTATGGTGGATATGATTTTTATTTTAATATTTTATTTCTTTTTTACCCTATTTTCAAAGCAAATTGCACAATTTTTAAAAGATATTGCTCCAATAGATAGTAATGATGCAAATATTCTATTTAAAGAATCTTCAAGTGTTATGAGTGTAGTTTTCTACTCTATTTTAATAAATGCAATTTTTCAAGGTTTTTTATTTGGGATATTCTTGTCTTTTATGGGTTATAATGGATTATTACTTGGTGTTCTTTATGGTTTTGCTTCTTTAATTCCTGTTGTTGGTGGTATTTTAATGTGGCTTCCAATATCAATTTATGAAGCTAGTATAGGAACACTATTTAATGCAATTTTAATTGCAGTTTATACAATAGTTATAATATCAATAGTAGCAGATACTTTTATAAAACCTATGATTATAAGTTATATAAATAATAGGCTTATTCAAGCAGAGACTAAAATAAACTCTCTTTTAATATTTTTTGCAATTGTTGCAGGGCTTGGTTCATTTGGTTTTTGGGGTATGATAATAGGTCCAGCTATGCTTAGTTTATTTATTTCTATTATGCATCTATTAAAAAAATACTCTAGTATTTAA
- a CDS encoding ferredoxin-thioredoxin reductase catalytic domain-containing protein, with the protein MIRKIDTNSEEFKEELELTKKFTNSVLEKYNLVFNPDEDLNRSIQMGLTRNKLIYGKTYCPCFMLVENEEENRLCPCKPALENEIPKNGMCHCGIFCTKAKSEEISYLKKEEEENIDIDTLSKQECENILLQDEVNSNELEALLKARKQKIIEFLLVDTREWMEWFEARIEGTDYLVPTTSFYNALEQITDKKDETIILYCYSGSRSAYCQRIMLKMGFSKVLNFDHGIMSYLGDNVISGE; encoded by the coding sequence ATGATTAGAAAAATTGATACAAATTCAGAAGAGTTCAAAGAAGAACTAGAACTTACAAAAAAATTTACAAATAGTGTTTTAGAGAAATATAATTTAGTATTTAATCCAGATGAAGATTTAAATAGATCAATTCAGATGGGACTTACTAGAAACAAACTTATTTATGGTAAAACATATTGTCCCTGTTTTATGCTTGTTGAAAATGAAGAAGAAAATAGACTTTGTCCCTGTAAACCAGCTTTAGAAAATGAGATTCCAAAAAATGGTATGTGCCATTGTGGTATTTTTTGTACAAAAGCAAAAAGTGAAGAGATCTCCTATTTAAAAAAAGAGGAAGAAGAAAATATTGATATAGATACTCTTTCAAAGCAAGAATGTGAAAATATACTTTTACAAGATGAAGTTAATTCAAATGAATTAGAAGCACTTTTAAAAGCAAGAAAACAAAAAATCATAGAGTTTTTGTTGGTTGATACAAGAGAATGGATGGAGTGGTTTGAAGCCAGAATAGAAGGAACAGATTATTTAGTTCCTACAACTAGTTTTTATAATGCTTTAGAACAAATCACAGATAAAAAAGATGAAACTATAATTTTATATTGTTATAGTGGAAGTAGAAGTGCTTATTGTCAAAGAATAATGCTAAAAATGGGATTTTCTAAAGTATTAAACTTTGATCATGGAATTATGTCTTATCTTGGAGATAATGTAATAAGTGGAGAGTAA